The Aliidongia dinghuensis genome contains the following window.
CGCAGCACCAGCGAGACTCGCCGCCGCGGTCTGGTCGCCCGGCGCCACATAACCTGTCTGCACGCCCAGCGAATGCTGGGTAATCGGGCCGGTGTCGGCCGGGAAATAGAGGCTGACGGTCACGTCCGCCCCGGAGGGCACGGCAAGGTCGATCGGATCGCTCAGATAGTCGGCCCCTTTCGGGATCGCGAACCGGCCCTGGCCGGCGAATGTCACGACATGATCCGGCGCATCCCTACCCGACAGACAAACATGCACCGCACCGACGATGAGCGGCGCCCGGCCCAGGCCGTTGGACAGGCGCAGTCGGATCCTGGACCCGCCGATGCTGACATGGGCGACGAGCCTGACGGTCTGGTCCTTGTAGCTGGGCGACGGCTTGTCGGCGGTTAGGAGCGGATCGGACGGACTGGCGCCCCAGGTCCCGACCCACCGGTCGCCGGCTTCGGCCGAATGGGCGAGTGCCGAGAGCAAAAGGCCGACCAAGAGGCATCCGAACGCCACCCGGGTCATCCCTGGTCGGCCGGCCTTCGCCGAGCGCCTGCGGAACATGTGGCTTGGCCTCACGGTCGTTCAACGGATCACGGCCACGCGGACGAGGCGGCGCCGGGGGAAGATGCCTGTCGGGGTCACGATCCTGCTCGACCGCCGGTGGAGTGGCAACCGGTTCTTTCGAGCATCGGCCAACCCGATGCATTCCCCTTACGGGAGGTGCGGGATGGGATCTCAGAACGGCTCGACGAACGGCCTCAAGTCGACCTCGTGGCTCCAGGCCGAGCGGTGCTGGCGATGGAGCTGCCAATAGGCGTCCGCGATCGGGTCGAGCTGCAGCATTCCGTCCGGCCCTTTCTCGGCTCGGCGCTGCGGCACGCGGCTGTTCAAGCGCTCGCCGTCGATGCCGCCGTCGATCACGACATGGGCGACGTGCAGGCCCATCGGCCCGAATTCCCGCGCCATCGCTTGCGCGACCATGCGCAGCCCCGCCTTGGCGGCGCTGAAGGCGGCGAAGCTCGGCCGGCCGCGCAGCGAGGCGCTGGCACCGGTAAAGAGGATCGTGCCGCGGCCCAAGGGCGCCAAGCGCCGCGCCGCCTCGCGCCCGACCAGGAAGCCGCCCAGGCAGCCGACACGCCAGGTCTCCTCGAACCACTCGATGGACATGGTGCGGAAATCATGCGGCCGGTTGTTGCCGGCATTGTAGACGACCAGGTCGGCCGGGCCGGTCGCATCGTCCGCCATGGCCCGGTCGAACAGCGCCACCACATCGGCCTCGCGCGTCGTGTCGGTCGGGACGGCGATCGCCTGCCCGCCGCTGTTGCGGATTGTCTCGGCGACCCGCTCGATCTTGGCCGGCGTGGTGCCGGCGACCAGCACTTCGTAACCGCCGGCGGCGAAGCGCCGGCAGAGTGCCGCACCCAGGCCGGCCTCGGCGCCGACCCCGACCACGACAGCCTTCAGTGGCTTCGCATCGCTCATCGCTTGTCCTCCGTTCGCTTGTCGTCGAGGGGGAAGATCAGGCAGGTCGTCGTGCCATGGGCATAAAGCCTGCCGTCCGGATCGGTCAACCGTGCCTCCGACGTCGCGATGCGGCCGCC
Protein-coding sequences here:
- a CDS encoding SDR family NAD(P)-dependent oxidoreductase is translated as MSDAKPLKAVVVGVGAEAGLGAALCRRFAAGGYEVLVAGTTPAKIERVAETIRNSGGQAIAVPTDTTREADVVALFDRAMADDATGPADLVVYNAGNNRPHDFRTMSIEWFEETWRVGCLGGFLVGREAARRLAPLGRGTILFTGASASLRGRPSFAAFSAAKAGLRMVAQAMAREFGPMGLHVAHVVIDGGIDGERLNSRVPQRRAEKGPDGMLQLDPIADAYWQLHRQHRSAWSHEVDLRPFVEPF